One region of Oryza glaberrima chromosome 7, OglaRS2, whole genome shotgun sequence genomic DNA includes:
- the LOC127780347 gene encoding RING-H2 finger protein ATL32-like translates to MDGIIAPAPAAHGLRLSYTSGSCLTAASVVVLHLYLTGRFIWLYNKEAAASSSSPSAAARCVLVRAVSMSSSLLPVFVHVPAAPDATGNAPRAPECAVCLSELRERETGRLLPVCGHGFHEECIVTWLRVNTTCPLCRAAVAAK, encoded by the coding sequence ATGGACGGCATTATTGCTCCTGCTCCGGCGGCGCACGGCTTGAGGCTGTCCTACACCAGCGGGTCGTGCCTGACGGCGGccagcgtcgtcgtcctccacctcTACCTCACAGGCCGCTTCATCTGGCTCTACAACAAGGAAGCCgcggcctcttcctcctctccgtcggccgcggcgcgctGTGTCCTTGTCCGCGCCGTGTcgatgtcgtcgtcgctgctcccgGTGTTCGTGCACGTACCGGCGGCGCCTGACGCGACGGGGaatgcgccgcgcgcgccggaGTGCGCGGTGTGCCTCTCGGAGTTGAGGGAGCGGGAGACGGGGCGGCTCCTGCCGGTGTGCGGCCACGGGTTCCACGAGGAGTGCATCGTGACGTGGCTCCGGGTCAACACGACGTGCCCGCTCTGCCGGGCCGCAGTGGCCGCGAAATAG